A single Botrytis cinerea B05.10 chromosome 1, complete sequence DNA region contains:
- the Bctfg1 gene encoding Bctfg1, which produces MSASPSGMSNGRTPTPTPNSGGAPQFTRKVKAADPLRPRKKPIRRPNPSSTPAGANLNGLTPATPNGPTSLNYLSGPRAPGPRGPIPINGNTAPRQTYGGWTHPPKGEVTDYPLFTTRRALRDGIRYHAMRFAGKKEVDPTNQDEFTRPISLHRRDPRQPPPGKAFKDEDVVMEDAVDSKERERQEILKAEKEAQKAADRAQIAPTGNSANAAAAKKAQAFRNEKTTQVHRLDKTAEQKKESDLRYEEALPWHLEDADNKNTWVGNYESALSEVNVMFFTEGSAFKMIPVEKWYKFTSKNKFNTLTIDEAEALLSKKTKESRWAMKTQERNEAQRATQENIRGMNKLYTVKTESASFKGSSRNETRDIDELDFDADDLFQDDDELATVEPDRDEDTKDAQERIKQDQRGANLFGEADEETVEKDFIKEEQELEAKKKLGKGVRKALTKREKNFIYDSDSSNPYASSDSEDDTSDEEKQKEIDKKKDEEAKAKLKAEAKPSGTSSKGNNTPSGRPKHTDPLKKSKNLKRSGSPNLSESSGNESSRKKHKKKHVSSSQPTGASTPIPGQPQRKSSIVKMSKLHRPLVPDQLRPKILLVFHQQVSPLVKYWHTSAEELVMVKDRPLKRSSWK; this is translated from the exons ATGTCTGCCTCCCCATCTGGCATGTCGAATGGTCGAACTCCTACCCCAACTCCCAACAGCGGCGGCGCACCACAATTTACACGTAAAGTCAAGGCTGCTGATCCTCTGAGACCACGAAAGAAGCCTATCCGCAGACCAAATCCATCTTCCACACCTGCCGGCGCGAACTTGAATGGCTTGACACCAGCTACGCCGAATGGGCCTACATCTTTAAACTACCTTTCTGGTCCACGCGCACCTGGTCCGAGAGGGCCAATTCCTATCAATGGCAACACTGCGCCTAGACAAACATATGGTGGCTGGACCCATCCTCCTAAGGGAGAAGTCACGGATTATCCCCTCTTCACTACTAGGCGGGCTTTGCGCGATGGAATTCGATATCATGCAATGAGATTTGCTGGGAAGAAAGAGGTTGACCCCACAAATCAAGACGAGTTCACGCGAccaatttctcttcatcGCAGAGACCCTCGGCAACCACCTCCGGGCAAAGCATTCAAGGATGAAGATGTAGTTATGGAGGACGCAGTCGATTccaaggagagagaaagacaagaaaTATTAAAGGCTGAGAAGGAGGCGCAAAAAGCTGCAGATCGTGCGCAAATAGCTCCTACCGGCAATAGTGCCAATGCAGCAGCTGCTAAAAAAGCTCAAGCTTTCCGAAATGAAAAGACAACTCAAGTACATCGCCTAGACAAGACGGcagagcaaaagaaagagtcTGATCTTAGATATGAAGAAGCTTTACCTTGGCACCTGGAAGATGCTGACAACAAGAACACCTGGGTTGGTAACTATGAGAGTGCTTTGTCAGAAGTCAACGTTATGTTCTTTACAGAGGGAAGTGCTTTCAAGATGATCCCTGTCGAGAAGTGGTACAAATTCACCtcgaaaaacaaattcaacacGCTTACAATCGATGAAGCCGAAGCTTTGTTGAGTAAGAAGACTAAAGAATCCAGATGGGCTATGAAAACCCAAGAGAGAAACGAGGCTCAACGTGCAACCCAGGAAAATATCCGAGGGATGAACAAGCTGTACACTGTCAAGACAGAAAGTGCAAGTTTCAAGGGTTCTAGCAGAAACGAAACTAGAGATATTGATGAGCTTGACTTTGATGCCGATGATTTGTTtcaggatgatgatgagctTGCCACAGTTGAGCCAGATAGGGATGAAGATACAAAGGATGCTCAGGAAAGAATCAAGCAAGATCAGAGAGGTGCGAACTTGTTTGGTGAagcagatgaagaaaccGTTGAGAAAGACTTCATCAAAGAGGAACAAGAATTggaggcaaagaagaaattgggaaAGGGTGTCCGAAAGGCTTTAACCAAGCGcgaaaagaatttcatttaTGACAGTGATTCTAGCAATCCATATGCTTCTTcagat AGTGAAGATGACACATCCgatgaagagaagcaaaAGGAGATtgacaagaagaaggatgaagaggCCAAAGCCAAATTAAAGGCTGAAGCGAAGCCTTCAGGTACTTCATCAAAGGGCAATAACACACCTTCCGGTCGACCTAAGCACACTGATCCCTTGAAAAAATCCAAGAATCTCAAGAGATCTGGATCCCCAAACCTTTCAGAATCTAGTGGAAACGAATCTTCTAGAAAGAAGCATAAGAAGAAGCATGTCAGCTCATCGCAACCTACAGGTGCATCTACTCCAATTCCAGGTCAACCTCAGAGAAAATCATCTATTGTCAAGATGTCG AAGCTCCATCGCCCTCTGGTTCCGGACCAATTACGCCCAAAGATATTGCTGGTCTTCCATCAACAGGTGTCTCCATTAGTCAAATATTGGCATACTTCCGCGGAAGAGTTGGTGATGGTGAAGGACAGACCACTAAAAAGGAGTTCATGGAAATGA
- the Bctfg1 gene encoding Bctfg1, translating into MSASPSGMSNGRTPTPTPNSGGAPQFTRKVKAADPLRPRKKPIRRPNPSSTPAGANLNGLTPATPNGPTSLNYLSGPRAPGPRGPIPINGNTAPRQTYGGWTHPPKGEVTDYPLFTTRRALRDGIRYHAMRFAGKKEVDPTNQDEFTRPISLHRRDPRQPPPGKAFKDEDVVMEDAVDSKERERQEILKAEKEAQKAADRAQIAPTGNSANAAAAKKAQAFRNEKTTQVHRLDKTAEQKKESDLRYEEALPWHLEDADNKNTWVGNYESALSEVNVMFFTEGSAFKMIPVEKWYKFTSKNKFNTLTIDEAEALLSKKTKESRWAMKTQERNEAQRATQENIRGMNKLYTVKTESASFKGSSRNETRDIDELDFDADDLFQDDDELATVEPDRDEDTKDAQERIKQDQRGANLFGEADEETVEKDFIKEEQELEAKKKLGKGVRKALTKREKNFIYDSDSSNPYASSDSEDDTSDEEKQKEIDKKKDEEAKAKLKAEAKPSGTSSKGNNTPSGRPKHTDPLKKSKNLKRSGSPNLSESSGNESSRKKHKKKHVSSSQPTGASTPIPGQPQRKSSIVKMSVSPNELSRISSSAPNPQTATSDGEATGGEMSDGAGSKKKKITLRMGGSPTTSRPGSPIPGKSSGSRAGSPSQGAEAPSPSGSGPITPKDIAGLPSTGVSISQILAYFRGRVGDGEGQTTKKEFMEMIKKYTKYGPDKLLRPKV; encoded by the exons ATGTCTGCCTCCCCATCTGGCATGTCGAATGGTCGAACTCCTACCCCAACTCCCAACAGCGGCGGCGCACCACAATTTACACGTAAAGTCAAGGCTGCTGATCCTCTGAGACCACGAAAGAAGCCTATCCGCAGACCAAATCCATCTTCCACACCTGCCGGCGCGAACTTGAATGGCTTGACACCAGCTACGCCGAATGGGCCTACATCTTTAAACTACCTTTCTGGTCCACGCGCACCTGGTCCGAGAGGGCCAATTCCTATCAATGGCAACACTGCGCCTAGACAAACATATGGTGGCTGGACCCATCCTCCTAAGGGAGAAGTCACGGATTATCCCCTCTTCACTACTAGGCGGGCTTTGCGCGATGGAATTCGATATCATGCAATGAGATTTGCTGGGAAGAAAGAGGTTGACCCCACAAATCAAGACGAGTTCACGCGAccaatttctcttcatcGCAGAGACCCTCGGCAACCACCTCCGGGCAAAGCATTCAAGGATGAAGATGTAGTTATGGAGGACGCAGTCGATTccaaggagagagaaagacaagaaaTATTAAAGGCTGAGAAGGAGGCGCAAAAAGCTGCAGATCGTGCGCAAATAGCTCCTACCGGCAATAGTGCCAATGCAGCAGCTGCTAAAAAAGCTCAAGCTTTCCGAAATGAAAAGACAACTCAAGTACATCGCCTAGACAAGACGGcagagcaaaagaaagagtcTGATCTTAGATATGAAGAAGCTTTACCTTGGCACCTGGAAGATGCTGACAACAAGAACACCTGGGTTGGTAACTATGAGAGTGCTTTGTCAGAAGTCAACGTTATGTTCTTTACAGAGGGAAGTGCTTTCAAGATGATCCCTGTCGAGAAGTGGTACAAATTCACCtcgaaaaacaaattcaacacGCTTACAATCGATGAAGCCGAAGCTTTGTTGAGTAAGAAGACTAAAGAATCCAGATGGGCTATGAAAACCCAAGAGAGAAACGAGGCTCAACGTGCAACCCAGGAAAATATCCGAGGGATGAACAAGCTGTACACTGTCAAGACAGAAAGTGCAAGTTTCAAGGGTTCTAGCAGAAACGAAACTAGAGATATTGATGAGCTTGACTTTGATGCCGATGATTTGTTtcaggatgatgatgagctTGCCACAGTTGAGCCAGATAGGGATGAAGATACAAAGGATGCTCAGGAAAGAATCAAGCAAGATCAGAGAGGTGCGAACTTGTTTGGTGAagcagatgaagaaaccGTTGAGAAAGACTTCATCAAAGAGGAACAAGAATTggaggcaaagaagaaattgggaaAGGGTGTCCGAAAGGCTTTAACCAAGCGcgaaaagaatttcatttaTGACAGTGATTCTAGCAATCCATATGCTTCTTcagat AGTGAAGATGACACATCCgatgaagagaagcaaaAGGAGATtgacaagaagaaggatgaagaggCCAAAGCCAAATTAAAGGCTGAAGCGAAGCCTTCAGGTACTTCATCAAAGGGCAATAACACACCTTCCGGTCGACCTAAGCACACTGATCCCTTGAAAAAATCCAAGAATCTCAAGAGATCTGGATCCCCAAACCTTTCAGAATCTAGTGGAAACGAATCTTCTAGAAAGAAGCATAAGAAGAAGCATGTCAGCTCATCGCAACCTACAGGTGCATCTACTCCAATTCCAGGTCAACCTCAGAGAAAATCATCTATTGTCAAGATGTCGGTAAGTCCAAATGAACTTTCAAGAATTAGTTCTTCTGCGCCAAACCCGCAAACTGCTACAAGTGATGGAGAAGCCACAGGTGGCGAAATGTCAGATGGCGCCGgttcaaagaagaagaagatcactCTTCGTATGGGAGGATCACCAACGACTTCAAGACCTGGTAGTCCAATCCCTGGTAAATCGAGCGGTAGCCGTGCTGGCAGCCCTTCTCAAGGAGCTG AAGCTCCATCGCCCTCTGGTTCCGGACCAATTACGCCCAAAGATATTGCTGGTCTTCCATCAACAGGTGTCTCCATTAGTCAAATATTGGCATACTTCCGCGGAAGAGTTGGTGATGGTGAAGGACAGACCACTAAAAAGGAGTTCATGGAAATGATCAAGAAATATACCAAATATGGACCTGACAAACTTTTGCGACCCAAAGTTTAG
- the Bcbud13 gene encoding Bcbud13, with amino-acid sequence MSLSSYLAKNYLTASTSSSSTSKDKKRKRKTAAQTGLIIADDDAPGWSNSQDHASDDDTPMITNHSTSEFRKSKKSSWKTVGVPALQPQNEDTAEADRIIQQAAAENSAALHADEEPTIEETRGGLQTRDEAAAQAEKKKRIEAAQWARESGSGKSKGKEETVYRDATGRRIDISMRRSEAKKEMDEKARKELEEKEAQKGDIQLLAKAKRREELDEAKFMTVARGVDDVEMNEELKEVERWNDPAMQFLSKEKKGKSRTGKPLYKGSAAPNRYGIRPGHRWDGVDRGNGWEAERFKGENRRVRNKDLDFQWQMDT; translated from the coding sequence ATGTCACTCTCCTCCTATCTTGCCAAAAATTACCTTACGgcctccacctcctcttCCAGTACCTCCAAAGACAAAAAACGCAAACGCAAGACTGCCGCGCAAACCGGTCTCATAATCGCCGATGACGATGCTCCCGGTTGGTCCAATTCTCAAGACCATGCCTCCGACGACGATACCCCCATGATCACCAACCACAGCACTTCTGAATTCCgcaaatccaaaaaatcaTCATGGAAAACCGTGGGCGTACCGGCCCTCCAACCACAAAATGAAGACACCGCCGAGGCCGATCGGATTATCCAGCAAGCCGCCGCCGAAAACTCTGCCGCTCTCCACGCCGACGAAGAACCTACTATTGAAGAAACTCGCGGCGGGCTACAGACGCGCGATGAAGCCGCCGCGCAAgccgagaagaaaaaacgaATTGAAGCCGCGCAATGGGCGCGCGAATCTGGTTCGGGCAAGAGTAAGGGCAAGGAAGAGACGGTCTATCGAGATGCAACAGGTCGACGAATCGACATAAGTATGCGACGTTCGgaagccaagaaagaaatggacGAAAAAGCACgaaaggaattggaagaaaaagaggcgCAAAAGGGAGACATACAATTATTAGCAAAGgcaaaaagaagagaggaattAGATGAAGCGAAGTTTATGACGGTGGCGAGAGGAGTGGATGATGTGGAGATGAATGAGGAACTGAAGGAAGTAGAGCGGTGGAATGATCCCGCAATGCAATTTTTGagcaaagagaagaagggaaagagtAGGACGGGGAAACCGTTATACAAAGGTTCGGCGGCGCCGAATCGATATGGCATTCGACCGGGTCATCGTTGGGATGGGGTAGATAGGGGTAATGGATGGGAGGCGGAGAGGTTCAAAGGGGAGAATAGGAGGGTGAGGAATAaggatttggattttcaaTGGCAGATGGATACCTAA
- the CND7 gene encoding CND7, giving the protein MFSSSLGTALVGAVLATNVVAYPPAYAPDKYSDRIDSVHTGISAGVHSGVSARTSHKQLCSHDIGCSKQNEVLLDTGVSAALDVFGLLDLGLGADIGISFGSASGCQIKCVDCRTWGTAVVSNTVAEISSNIIEEVIEFLEHPYETIIEAANLECLISLEDVGGHIELNVFAAESATYTLNIFEAGLIADISLLDTVSVGLNVFLDLVISVDAQVDLSAGFEFSFPEGASLTVDLLAGAIKDYNFDGAIMNDLPIVVLAGEATLQASIRCRVEAGTTVSLLGIGYGFELGVYADLLQYVTQIGSTDDCPLSISGSCDVNIGAYAASVASIDFAAFEIAPTAAVTVNAAALAAVCTTRPTSTRALGSISTGSASSGSGSSGSGSSGSGSSGSVSSGSGSSGSGSSGSISIGLGGGVSIGLGGSGSDSGSDSGSDSDSAVPKSGSGSTPSGTGHFSNGTIPTASQSSGSSATGSLIGTITGAPSLTTSTVYATQVTTITSCASNVIHCPATLASTTVVTQTVVDYTTVCPVTEAGNTASGPLPSFTATAPGKVEPSSIPGTIILTPVASATTSTYDVPSSTPIAVVPVGTGASSTNLASITSALSSELAGSSPSSSVIGFGSNTASVPSPSSTGELSGETTSPSGSSPSASGSGNSGSGSYPSASGPNDSSPSGSAAASAPCVSSGALLSGQTACPVSGSIPAQTSTDELSGLSTAPAGSSPSGSAGSGSSPSASGPNGSSPSASGSNGSSPSASGPNGSSPSASGSNGSSPSASGPNGSSPSASGSNGSSPSASGPNGSSPSASGPNGSSPSASGSNGSSPSASGPNGSSPSASGSNGSSPSASGPNGSSPSASGPNGSSPSASGSNGSSPSASGPNGSSPSASGSNGSSPSASGPNGSSPSASGPNGSSPSASGSNGSSPSASGPNGSSPSASGSGNGSSPSGSAAASAPCVSSGALLSGQTACPVSGSIPAQTSTDELSGLSTAPAGSSPSGSAGSGSSPSASGSSPSASGSSPSASGSDNSGSGSSPSASNGAYPSGSSPNASGSSKPSVSGSLPAVSSNGSSPSGSINISSPTGTSDSSGASVTGGSSPSVSSSETVYTTVIVDSYTTVCPVTMTQTSEGVTSLLTTSTISTVYSSSTMTATKTVVVTPSGSSPSGSAQITGPAGSSPSSFSSETVYTTVIVDSYTTICPVTLTQTTGGTTSVLTTSSTSTVYSSSTAIGTRTITVAPSATTDSEGASVIPSGSAQITGPAGSSPSSFSSETVYTTVIVDSYTTICPVTLTQTTGGTTSVLTTSSTSTVYSSSTATGTRTITVAPSATTDSEGASVIPSGSAQVTGPAVSSPAQSSETVYTTVIVDSYTTVCPVTLTQTTGGTTSVLTTSSISTVYSTSTVVGTSTVPSGSAQVTGPAVSSPVQSSETVYTTVVVDSYTTVCPVTLTHTSQGTTSFETTTSLSTVYSTSTLLATSTVVVSPVASVPAVSQGVSTEQIYSTVSVQSYVTVYPVTLTQTSQGVTSLETSTSFATIFQSSTIYATRTVAVPSQGTSSPSGSVVVPQGSAQASASAPPSTSTFDNSGVTVPSPAASVVSTNGIPVASTPASTQTGSNSGNSGNGSPSPSSAINTDSGDVSYSTVTVVPVASQAVSSAQGLTTSAPVAGSSQPLTSAVGVSGSSGSEECSQPSVITISASPSILTVTQSASVVTVIQTAGASSPSGVAYPGTPENSTVSGLPGKAVSVSSVEGITIASSTMIVPGSGVSSTIVVPGAILPTGSEVYPVGSSTVVVPGAVAPTGSPVYPGGSSNGTSGHYASGTSINKPTQPTSSATVTGITAASGSATASPSMIITGSASRSSISMGLIAVIMGAIALL; this is encoded by the exons ATGTTTTCATCGTCTCTCGGGACGGCCCTCGTTGGGGCAGTCCTCGCTACAAATGTAGTGGCATATCCACCAGCTTATGCACCCGACAAGTATTCTGATCGTATAGATTCCGTTCATACCGGTATTTCTGCCGGTGTACACTCTGGTGTGTCTGCAAGAACATCCCACAAGCAACTCTGCAGTCATGATATTGGCTGCTCAAAACAGAATGAGGTCTTATTAGATAC TGGAGTCAGTGCCGCATTGGATGTATTTGGTCTTCTTGACCTTGGTCTCGGTGCAGATATCGGGATCAGCTTTGGAAGTGCATCGGGATGCCAAATCAAGTGTGTTGATTGTCGAACATGGGGTACAGCCGTCGTCAGCAACACCGTGGCCGAAATTTCCAGCAACATCATCGAAGAGGTGATCGAGTTCTTGGAACATCCTTACGAAACCATTATTGAAGCCGCAAACTTGGaatgtttgatttctttggaGGATGTTGGAGGACACATTGAACTCAATGTCTTCGCCGCTGAATCCGCCACCTACActctcaatatttttgaagcTGGTCTTATTGCCGATATTTCTCTCCTCGATACTGTCTCGGTTGGCTTAAATGTTTTCCTCGATTTGGTCATCTCCGTTGATGCTCAAGTTGATCTCTCTGCTGGTTTCGAATTCTCCTTCCCAGAGGGTGCCTCCCTTACTGTTGATCTCTTGGCCGGTGCTATCAAGGACTACAATTTCGACGGAGCTATCATGAATGACCTTCCTATCGTTGTTCTTGCTGGTGAAGCCACATTACAAGCTTCTATTCGCTGCAGAGTTGAGGCCGGTACTACCGTCTCTCTCTTGGGTATTGGATATGGCTTTGAACTTGGTGTCTATGCCGATTTGCTTCAATATGTCACCCAAATCGGTAGCACTGATGACTgtcctctctccatctcggGTTCGTGCGATGTTAACATTGGTGCATATGCCGCTTCCGTTGCAAGCATCGACTTTGCTGCCTTCGAGATTGCACCAACTGCCGCTGTTACTGTTAATGCTGCTGCTCTCGCAGCTGTTTGCACCACTAGACCAACTTCTACCAGGGCTTTGGGTTCTATTTCCACTGGATCTGCTTCCAGCGGTTCTGGTTCCTCCGGCTCTGGTTCCAGCGGCTCTGGTTCCAGCGGCTCCGTTTCATCCGGCTCTGGTTCCAGCGGCTCTGGTTCCTCCGGGTCCATTTCCATTGGTCTTGGCGGTGGGGTTTCTATCGGTCTTGGAGGATCTGGCTCTGATTCCGGCTCTGACTCAGGCTCTGACTCTGATTCCGCTGTACCTAAATCTGGCTCTGGTTCCACTCCATCTGGAACTGGACATTTCTCGAATGGCACTATCCCAACTGCTTCCCAATCATCCGGTTCTTCCGCCACTGGTTCATTAATCGGCACCATTACCGGTGCACCATCTTTGACCACATCTACAGTTTATGCTACCCAAGTTACCACCATTACTAGCTGTGCTTCAAATGTTATCCACTGCCCAGCAACCCTTGCAAGTACCACCGTTGTTACTCAAACCGTCGTCGATTACACTACTGTTTGCCCAGTCACTGAGGCCGGCAACACCGCATCAGGCCCATTGCCATCATTTACTGCTACGGCCCCTGGCAAGGTTGAGCCATCGTCCATTCCTGGCACAATCATTCTTACCCCAGTTGCCTCAGCGACCACGTCTACTTACGATGTTCCAAGCTCAACTCCTATTGCTGTCGTTCCTGTCGGTACTGGAGCTTCAAGCACTAACTTGGCATCCATTACCTCCGCCTTGTCCAGTGAACTCGCGggctcttctccttcatccaGCGTGATTGGTTTCGGAAGTAACACTGCTTCAGTTCCTTCCCCAAGCAGTACTGGAGAGCTTAGCGGTGAGACAACCTCCCCAAGCGGTTCATCCCCAAGTGCATCAGGTTCTGGAAACTCAGGAAGTGGTTCATACCCAAGTGCTTCAGGACCAAACGATTCTTCCCCATCTGGCAGCGCTGCTGCCTCTGCCCCATGTGTCTCATCAGGTGCTCTTCTCTCCGGTCAAACTGCTTGCCCAGTTTCTGGCTCCATTCCAGCTCAAACTAGCACCGATGAACTCAGTGGACTTTCAACAGCCCCTGCTGGATCTTCTCCATCAGGATCTGCCGGATCTGGTTCATCCCCAAGTGCTTCAGGACCAAACGGTTCCTCCCCAAGTGCTTCAGGCTCAAACGGTTCTTCTCCAAGTGCCTCAGGACCAAACGGTTCCTCCCCAAGTGCTTCAGGCTCAAACGGTTCTTCTCCAAGTGCCTCAGGACCAAACGGTTCCTCCCCAAGTGCTTCAGGCTCAAACGGTTCCTCCCCAAGTGCCTCAGGACCAAACGGTTCTTCTCCAAGTGCTTCAGGACCAAACGGTTCCTCCCCAAGTGCTTCAGGCTCAAACGGTTCTTCTCCAAGTGCCTCAGGACCAAACGGTTCCTCCCCAAGTGCTTCAGGCTCAAACGGTTCCTCCCCAAGTGCCTCAGGACCAAACGGTTCTTCTCCAAGTGCTTCAGGACCAAACGGTTCCTCCCCAAGTGCTTCAGGCTCAAACGGTTCTTCTCCAAGTGCCTCAGGACCAAACGGTTCCTCCCCAAGTGCTTCAGGCTCAAACGGTTCCTCCCCAAGTGCCTCAGGACCAAACGGTTCTTCTCCAAGTGCTTCAGGACCAAACGGTTCCTCCCCAAGTGCTTCAGGCTCAAACGGTTCTTCTCCAAGTGCCTCAGGACCAAACGGTTCCTCCCCAAGTGCTTCAGGATCAGGAAATGGTTCATCTCCATCTGGCAGCGCTGCTGCTTCTGCTCCTTGTGTCTCATCAGGTGCTCTTCTCTCCGGTCAAACTGCTTGCCCAGTTTCTGGCTCCATTCCAGCTCAAACTAGCACCGATGAACTCAGTGGACTTTCAACAGCTCCTGCTGGATCTTCCCCATCAGGATCTGCCGGATCTGGTTCATCTCCAAGTGCTTCCGGCTCATCCCCAAGTGCTTCCGGTTCATCCCCTAGTGCATCTGGCTCTGATAACTCTGGAAGTGGTTCATCCCCAAGTGCATCTAACGGAGCTTATCCATCTGGATCTTCGCCAAATGCTTCAGGTTCTAGCAAGCCTTCTGTCAGTGGTTCATTGCCAGCCGTTTCTTCCAATGGTTCTTCTCCATCTGGATCTATCAACATCTCAAGCCCAACTGGTACCTCCGATTCCAGCGGTGCTAGTGTTACTGGAGGCTCTTCTCCATCTGTTTCCTCGTCCGAAACTGTTTACACCACCGTTATCGTTGATTCCTACACCACTGTTTGCCCTGTTACCATGACACAAACTAGTGAAGGTGTAACAAGTCTTTTGACCACTTCAACCATTTCAACTGTTTACAGCTCATCCACTATGACTGCCACCAAGACTGTTGTTGTGACGCCATCTGGTTCATCGCCATCTGGTTCTGCTCAAATCACTGGCCCAGCTGgttcatcaccatcatcattctcatctgaGACTGTTTACACTACTGTTATCGTTGATTCTTACACTACAATCTGCCCAGTTACCTTGACTCAAACTACTGGAGGAACCACCAGCGTTTTGACTACTTCTAGCACCTCCACAGTCTACAGCTCATCAACCGCTATTGGTACACGTACTATCACTGTTGCACCCTCCGCAACTACTGATTCCGAGGGCGCCAGCGTTATTCCATCTGGTTCTGCTCAAATCACTGGCCCAGCTGgttcatcaccatcatcattctcatctgaGACTGTCTACACAACCGTCATTGTTGACTCTTACACTACAATCTGCCCAGTTACCTTGACTCAAACTACTGGAGGAACCACCAGCGTTTTGACTACTTCTAGCACCTCCACAGTCTACAGCTCGTCAACCGCTACTGGTACACGTACTATCACCGTTGCACCCTCCGCAACTACTGATTCCGAGGGCGCCAGCGTCATTCCATCTGGTTCTGCTCAAGTTACTGGCCCAGCTGTCTCTTCCCCAGCTCAATCTTCCGAGACTGTCTACACAACCGTCATTGTTGACTCTTACACTACAGTTTGCCCAGTTACTTTGACTCAGACTACTGGAGGAACCACCAGCGTTTTGACTACTTCCAGCATCTCCACTGTTTACAGCACCTCTACTGTTGTCGGTACTAGCACCGTTCCATCTGGCTCTGCTCAAGTCACTGGCCCAGCTGTCTCTTCCCCAGTTCAATCTTCCGAGACTGTCTACACAACTGTCGTCGTTGACTCCTACACTACAGTTTGCCCAGTAACCCTTACCCACACCAGCCAAGGTACAACCAGCTTTGAGACAACCACTAGCTTGTCCACTGTTTACAGTACCTCTACCCTTCTCGCTACTAGCACCGTTGTCGTATCTCCAGTAGCCTCCGTCCCAGCTGTCTCCCAAGGTGTTTCTACCGAACAAATTTACAGCACAGTCTCCGTCCAATCATACGTTACTGTCTACCCAGTTACTTTGACTCAGACAAGCCAAGGAGTTACCAGCCTTGAGACCTCAACAAGCTTTGCAACAATCTTCCAGTCTTCTACCATCTATGCCACTAGAACTGTTGCCGTTCCTTCACAAGGAACTTCTTCCCCAAGTGGTTCTGTCGTTGTTCCACAAGGTAGCGCACAAGCATCCGCATCCGCCCCACCCTCAACATCTACTTTTGACAATTCTGGTGTAACTGTTCCATCTCCAGCTGCTTCCGTTGTTTCCACCAACGGTATTCCTGTCGCTTCTACTCCAGCTTCTACACAAACTGGATCTAACTCAGGAAACTCTGGAAATggatctccatctccatcttccgcTATCAACACTGACAGCGGAGATGTGTCTTACAGCACTGTGACTGTTGTTCCAGTTGCCAGTCAAGCAGTCAGCTCAGCTCAAGGTTTGACCACATCTGCACCAGTAGCAGGGTCCTCTCAACCATTGACCTCTGCGGTTGGCGTATCTGGAAGTTCAGGATCTGAAGAATGTTCTCAGCCATCTGTCATCACCATTTCTGCTTCTCCTTCTATTCTCACTGTT ACTCAATCTGCATCTGTCGTTACCGTCATTCAAACCGCCGGTGCTAGCTCTCCATCTGGCGTTGCTTACCCAGGGACTCCTGAGAACTCTACCGTCTCTGGTCTCCCAGGTAAGGCTGTTTCAGTCTCATCCGTTGAGGGTATCACCATCGCTTCATCGACCATGATTGTTCCAGGTTCAGGCGTATCATCCACTATCGTTGTACCAGGAGCTATTCTCCCCACTGGATCTGAAGTTTACCCAGTTGGCTCATCCACTGTTGTTGTACCAGGAGCTGTCGCTCCCACTGGATCTCCAGTCTACCCAGGTGGCTCATCTAACGGTACCTCCGGTCATTATGCTAGTGGAACCAGCATCAACAAGCCCACTCAACCAACCTCCTCTGCCACTGTCACTGGCATCACCGCCGCCAGTGGATCCGCAACTGCATCCCCAAGCATGATTATCACTGGTTCTGCTAGCCGTTCTAGCATCTCCATGGGATTGATTGCTGTCATTATGGGTGCTATTGCTCTTTTGTAG